The genomic segment caccatcgctggctgtgctttccacacacacaccactctttgtgtaaaaacttagctctgacatctcctctgtacctacttccaagcagcttaaacctatgccccctcgtgttagccatttcagccctgggaaaagcctctggctatccacacaaccaatgcctctcatcatcctatacacctgcatgaatttcctgcatgattgtctccaggctgaataagacgatgaACTCACTGTGGTTTTGATGTTCTTTGGAGCTCTGAACTAAGGTGGTTAAACTCCTCCTTCCCCGCTCTTTTCAACGTTTTCtatcattttcactcatttcaaaggactgtgccatagacagctgggttgttgcaatgcacttctaaagtctgacagcagactagcgagtgaatcttcgatggagcagaggcagaaaccaaagagttgccagcctgagtcagggctttggggctccagaaagagatggggtctagagtttatgaggaggaggaggaagaagaggaatcagaccagcaggatgtggctacagaaacatttggaagctgattgatttTTAAAAAGGTGGTTAATgtctgcaaaatactggagaaaatcAACAGATGAGgccgcaaatgtggagaggaataaatagataacgattaggccgagccccttcggCATGGctagactgtgtactcctctgcttagttgctgcccgAACTGCAGAGTTCATCCagaatagtgtgtgtgtgtgtgtgtgtgtgtgtgtgtgtgtgtgtgtgtgtgtgtgtgtgtctacatttccagcaacagcagaatctcttgtgttttatatctgcattttgtAAGAGGATTGTACCTTGGCTCCTGACACGCGAAATGCCtgttgatattgagtatattatttatggaagctgctttctgcgtgaaaacagctgctgagttttctacacacaaaaCACAGTGAGGCATGGACATGTAACCGGTGCCTGCAGAAACCTAAAGTCACCGTGATCACCCAGAAAGCGGTGCCTTAAAAATAACGCCCGCGCTGCAGCACCGAttaaatgcgcaggcgtcagggttgttgacgttcccgaatatcacgcatgcgcgcagtacacaaAAGGCCGCGGAACGATCAGCTACAGGTAAGAGCATATTCCGGGCGGGGGGTTTCGACTCTGACTGAGGGGCAATTGCTCCTGCCATCGTGGCCCGCAATCCCGGGgcagtcctgttctcttccctctctctctctctctcagccccaccatccgtacacgggccccggggagcttccggctgatgagggagtgGGAAACGATGCATctttcagacagagctgagctccagctgtctaagtacaaggattaggaactcggggaaagggaacaaaatcttttagaTCAGTAGCTGAGAAAATCTCCTTTGTTCTACCTTCAACCACAAACAAAAgaaactctgcaaatgctggaaatccaagcaacacacataaaataggtAAAATagaactattttccatagatgctgcctggcctgctgagctcccccagcattttgtgtgtgttgcttgttctacctcctcttgttctggacgtTTCTACCCGTGGGAACATATTTTGACCCATTCTGTCCGgttacataatgatatcaaacacctttgacCTAGGCAACATGTAGCTTTCACATAACAaacgtgccagactccaatgagacagactgctgcccttcccttcatattcattggcattgccatcaatgagttcaccaccatcagtcacctgggggagggttcaggagagatatttatgtacaatacagaaaatggtattacctgtgtgtattgtggcaatgcaaaagttgctggagaatttgcaagtgggaagaagtgagtGATAttgggaaatctgactttttaaagtatCATTTTAcgagcaaatcagatatggacagtgtgcaaaatTTCTGTTGAGAAGATCCTTCACTACccgctacaggcctgctacataggttgtgtgagagtgcagatgaacatgATCAAACCTaggggagatcaaagttcttattgattgtgatttgctagctgttaaagtcaatacctctctatataaaattcagtgtgcacgtTTTTGTTACTGTTAAACATTGCACAGTGCAAGATATTTGCACACACTTGTCATTACAAATTTGAGGGGGCATTGGTggaaaggtggggagacctccagtgtccctgacaccatcacctacaagatgtgtatCCAGctacactttaaggagttggaactcaaaatggatgaattccagatcatctgGGAGTCAGAAGGGATGATAGATataacatgaagagaggtgagttacacccaaggtgcaggacacaggaaactgggtgagagtcaggaaggggaatgaggttaaatagccatcgcagagtactcttgtggccatcccTCACAACAGCAgatggaccactttagaaacttgttgggcggtgggggggggggtggaattaccttgcagaggaaagtcaaagtggtgataggggattagtTAGTTTGGGAAATAAAACTAGCAGaggtctaatatcctagtggtaaggcttgctattGCTAGTGTGGGGGTGGGAGTGTTGGTTAAAGTAaagttgcaggggggtggggggcgggagccagaatgacagaacagatagtggagagggtgaattgaattgaattgactttattacatacatccttcatatacatgaggagtagaaatctttacgttacatctccgtttcaatgtgcaatgtgtaatttatagtaatttataacaaatagtttgtacataggacagtctatataacatagaaatacagttctatcagcatgaattaatcagtctgatggcctgctggaagaagctgtcccggagcctgttgatcctggcatttacgctgtggtaccgtttcccagatggtagcagctagaacagttggtggctgtctctgtaaatgtcctgatagtggaaagttcacatctacagattcgctgggctgtctgcaccactctctgcagagtcctgccattaagggaagtacagttccaaaccaggcagtgatgcagccaattagattGCTCTCAATATTGCCCCTATAGAGTGTTCTTAGGATTTGGTGGCTCAtaacaaacttcttcaactgtctgaggtgaaagaggcgctgttgtgccttttccaccacacagccggtatgtacagaccacattaaATCCTcgttgatgtttatgccgaggaactcaaagctgttcaccctctcaacctcagatccattggtgtcaacaggggttaacctgtctccattcctcctgttgtccacaatcagctcctttgtttttctgatattgagggagaggttgtttccttgacaccagacagatgttgttcagacctaagACGAAGTCAGCAAtcagaaggttgagcatggtgcgatgaatgtgctgagctgtgtatatcacaatgcaagaagcattgtaggaaagccagatgagcccagggcatggaattatgatattgtaggcatcactgggagctggttgcacccaacagtctgagggattcagaggaacaaatttgtagagagttcACAGACTATACCAAGAAACAAAAGTTGATATTGTAAGTGATTATAACTTCCcatatgtagccccctggtaaacctcagctcgctcaactcgctttcatctaggggaagcagccttcgaccccgccaaactgggtaatcaagtttgtgtggatgctgtggccAGTTAGAAGATTAGGTTTTGTACCTTCAAATTAatcacggacatggacacgtgacCGGGCTCTTCTTGTAGTGTATGGtgcgctgtcttctccagcatctccgcctccacattcaaggatcaGTGACATTCCCgcaaaataacagacaatacagcaTATGCcattaaatgattacaatttatagatattactggaactataattaatagagataaaatataaaaggaaataaaaggcgccaaacttatcaaagttcacttcgtgcacaacagttggatcTCAAgtaacagggtcttctttccaccattcaatcccctccgaccacctcgacccgccgcctgggaccaaccacagtggtcgaccagacgctccacacgagtatgtcttcgtctcctctcctcgctgaaggcCCTGGGCCTTGGACTCTGGCTCGTGGTCCATCCTATCGGCCAGCCCACAGCATCGTGTCCACTGTCTCTGTCCCCATCGTGCCTTCTGCGCCAAAGCCCGCGTATCACactagcttacagacacacaagaaaaaataatgtctatcccaattggttagcaactgaATACTACTCTCtttgtaacccaaacaagcagctagAGAgaaaactttctcagcagttaacataacaaagaagccattttggttaccgtacacagtaacataaaagaagaaaccccttacacatatattgactgggactcccatactgtaaaaggactagttgTCAAATGTGCCTTAATTAGTATGTAAAATTTCCGATGTTGAAGTGTGCAGTAAGCTATTAGAAAATGGTCCAGGGCTGGTGACTGAAATTAGTGTACGGGAACACGTTatgtctagtgatcataatgccatgagattccaagTAAATACGGAAAAAACAGAGGTATGGACcaggggttgagattctaaattggagaaagtcaATTTTTATGGTATTTGCAAGGATTTGACAAGTGTGGatagggacaggctgttttctggcaaaggagtacgtGGTAAGTTGGAgttcttcagaagtgaaattttgagggtgtagagtttgtatgtgcctgtcaaaataaaagttgaattgTAActagtgcagggaaccttggttttcaagagatattgaagccccagatattttgttcctgtaaatgcctcaggctgttgggtgctaccaaaacacattaatgactacaatatcatatttccacgccctgagctcatctttctttagttgtcttctgttggtttctaaaagcttctcaatctttTTTGCTCATTATCTGCACTCTCTTTgttttttatgttgactttggcttctcacttcagccatggttgtgtcctcctgcctttctaatgcttccacttctttgggatgtatcaatcactcagctcccgaattgctccccaaaactccagccattgctgctctgttgtcattccTACCAAtttccccttccaatcaagtttggccagcttccgTGTCACAGAAACATGGAGAAAGTCAGTGCAGAAACATGCCCACTCTGGAAGATCCGAATGGTAatttatatgaggagacaaaatggatgggggagattttacatggtatttttgcatctgtatttgctcaggggatggacacagagtctatagaagtgaggcaaagtggcatcaacttcgtggaccctgtacagattacagaggtggaggtgtttgctgtcttaaggccaATAAgcgtggataaatcaccagggcctgacaagttgttccctgggaccctgcggaagacaagtgcagaaattgttggggcccaagcagagatacttaaatcgtccttagtgacaggtgagacactgggggattggaggacagccaatgttgttctgctattcaagaaaggctctaaaaataaataggaaattctacattggtgagcttgacatcagttgtGAGGAAGTTATTAGAAAGTATGTGCAGGAAATCAATATATATTTGGATacatgtggactgattaaggataggcagcatggctttgtgcatggtaggtcatgtctaaccaatcttatagagtctctcgaggaagttatcgggaaagtggatgaaggcaatgcagtggatgttgtctacatggattttagcaaggcacttgacaaagtcacatatgggaggttggtcaagaaggttcagtcactcagcattcaagatgagatggtaaattggatgagacattggctttgggagaagccaaagttgtggtagcagatggttgcctctctgactggaggcctgtgactagtggtgtgccacagggatcagtgctggatctgttgttgtttgtcatctatatcagtaatctggatgatagtgtggttaactggatcagcaaatttgtggatgataccaagattggggtgtagtgggcagtgaggaagactatcatggcttgcagtgtgatctggaccagctgggaaatagtttgagaaatggaaaatgcaatttaatgcagactaGTGTGAACCGTTGCATGTTGGTAGGaacaaggtcttacacagtgactggtcgggcactgaggagtgctgtagaaggaagggatctgggactacaggtccataattcactgaaagtgatgCCCCAGTTAGATAGGGATGgagagaaagattttggcacattggccttcataagccaaagtactgagtacaggagatggatgttatgttgacatagtacaagacattggtgaggcctaatctggagtattgtgtacagttttggtcaccgacctacaggaaagatataaaagaggttgaaagagtccagagaaaattcataagggtgttgccaggtctggaggacttggttataaggaaagattgaacaggttaggtgtttattccttggaatgtaaaagattgaggggagatttgatggaggtgtaccacaattatgaggggtaaagatagggtaaatgcaagctggccttctccactgagatggggtgggacaacaacaagaggccatgggttaagggtgaaaggtgaaatattgacgGGAACATGActggaaacttcttcacatagaaggtcatccgggtgtggaatgagcagacagcacaagtggtgaacgtgacctcaatttcaacatttaagaggtttgtgtaggtacctggatggtagggatatgggagTAGGAagcttaaatagttcagcacaaactagatgggccaaagggtcttgttctgtgttgtacttttctatgactgtaacAAGAACCATAAATAAGATtaatattcactctaattccttttaacagaccGACCGTTGATCTCAGCAGCAAATTTTtatatggcgttaaaactgtggcactttaatctaacagtgcataaaagaaagtcccagctgcaggtcaataaaggctatttgtgtgagagtgcttCAGTCACTGTGGAACGAGACACCCATGTAGCTCAGTGGGaagagggaataataccaatggaggcacagattggagatggcagaactgccccattcttatagagacaggaaaagCATCAGAGAGATTGATTCCAGTTAACATTTAATcctagataccagcactgtgccagtTCGAAGATgagttctctctccaacttgggttgaagctcactgtaacagtgtgatgtcagatcacaccttgctgactaaagtgatctcatctgaaatgttgtccttcagccattgatggattttgtaaatgttttcacaggttaaaaacgacaaggaatttatctacaggaatctcgaacacaacacccCAGTTTTTCTgactctgtccagatatttaagaattggagcaagggattcactcgatcttccttcctgctcagactgggCAGGGATTCAGtcaatcatctgaccgactggcatggCCGTCAAtctacacaggggagaggccattcacttgctcagactgtgggaatggattcactgggtcacctcaactgaaggtacatcagcaagtttacactGGGCAagaccattcacctgttctgtgggtgagaagggattcagttggtcttcccacctgtaagcacaccagtcagttcacattgggCAGAGGCtgatcatctgctgaatttgtggggaaggattcactcggtcagctGACCTAATGGCtgaccagcgagttcacaccagggagcggccattcacctgctcagactgtgggaagggattccatcAGTCAACCACcctactggtacacaagtcagttcacactggggagaggccgttcacctgctcagactgtgggaagggattcactcaatcgtcCAACCTAATagtgcaccagcgagttcacatcagggagaagccattcacctgctcagactgcaggaagggattcactaggtcatctgacctactggtgcaccaacgagttcacactggggagaggccgttcacctgctcagattgtgggatgggattcactcggtcatctaaactgaaggaacatcagagagttcacaccggggaatggccattcacctgctcagactgtgggaagggattcacttgtttatctaaactgaaggtacatcagcgagttcacactggagagaggccgttcacctgctcagactgtgggaagggattctctcggtcatccaagctactggcacaccagtcagttcacactggagagagaccattcacctgttcagactgcgggaagggattcacttgctcatctaatctgaaggcacatcagcgagttcacactggagagaggctgttcacctgctcagactgtggaaagggcttTACTCGGTCACCCGACCTactggtacaccagcgagttcacactgcagagaggccattcacctgctcagactgtgggaagggattcactcggtcacccgacctactggcacaccagagagttcacactggagagaggccgttcagctgctcagactgtgggaaagggttcagtcggtcacccgacctactggtacaccagcgagttcacactggggagaggccgttctcttgctcagactgtgggagggggttCACTCAGTCCTCCACTTtacagagacaccagtctgttcacacaggggagaggccgttcagctgctcagtctgtgggaagagattcgctcggtcatccaacctagagagtcatcagcgagttcgcactggggagaagccgttcacctgctcagaatgtgggaagggattcactcattcaTTCACCCTACacagacatcagcgagttcacactggggagaagctgttcacctgctcagaatgtgggaagggcttcactcggtcatccaatctacagagtcatcagcgagttcacactggagagaagccgttcacctgctcagactgtgggaagagattcacttggtcatcccaactactggcacaccagtcagttcatacgggagaggctgttcccctgcTATGAATGTGGGAAAGCATTTCTGCAATCATCctgcctacagagacaccagcgagttcacactgggtagaggccatacacctgctcagagattgggaagagattctctcagccatctccatcaaatgtgcatcattgagttcacactggggagaggccgttcacctgctgtgaatgtgagaagggattcactcagtaatctaaccttgtaacacgctaccgggttcacactggggagaaagtttcaataagcttcatgctggatatttgtccatcattgtttctcaatgcaattttgagagtgactgtcggtgctgaacttgGGGGGggtgtgacgtcacctgtgggggagcgctcgtatttaaaagcacctcaatggacatttcttatgatttcagtgggacaacaacattaatcacgggtttcatcactgaatccagtgttgtgagatgtaaagtcccctgttatgtgtccggctgtgccgtgttgttggtggagtgggcagcgtggtgtttgtctcgattcgggtcacaacaccagaattgccagcggggtccacacacagtgtattagtgaccagaaaacctctcgtccctgcagtctttgtctcctggtaaactcaacaccctgacaatgtggatcatagacaccccttcctctcagagtcagggaatcattcagacagtgatcaaagagaggaattatatttattgctcattaaagttcacccagattcgatgttattgttcccttttgtgggaggggtgggttttgggggttgacgatcgggatgccgttcttttttacgggggtggggtgggagtccGATTTTTTTCGCTCTGAAagcctttttctttctttgtttcgtgactctctggaagagaaaaaaaaactcagagtTGTTTATGGAtacctgctttgataataaattaacctttgaactatccgTCCCGAGAGGGACTTCCCgtgtccaaacattttcattccccttcccattccgacgtgtcaacccatcgtctcctcttgtgccaagatgaggccaccctcagggtccaggatcagcaccttatattccgtctgggttcgttttctctttcttctttcttttctttcttctctctctctctctctctctctctctctctctctctctctctctctctctctctctctctctctctctctctctctctatctctatctctatctctatctccccccccccccaccgacttttcagctcagtgcttcaactaataaagacaaccatgccatttgccttcttaaccacccgatcaatctctgcagtctctttcagggagcattgaacttggagtctaagatccctctgatcatcaacactgttcagggttttgcatttcacagtgtactgtctcatacattcgacctaccaagctgccaagatgatcatcactaatcaaaactcactgagatttctcaggtcctcttgaatttattgccaagtgcacaagtacgggaaggtacagatacagagaaacactgacttgtggcagcatcacaggcaagtacattcagataacacacggaacacaaattatacgattctctgtcagtcacaatctataaatacgttttatgtcattaaaagtatataaaatacattgtgtcgtgatcaatattaaaatgtgcattttgtgtcaataacagacttggaaatgttgaattttggtccctgtctccattcctcctgtaatccacaaccagctcctttggttttgtgacaatgagggagaggttgttttctggacaccactgtgtcggggtgatgacttcttctctgtaggctgcctcgttattatttgcgattaggccaatcaatgtagtgtcgtaagcaaatttaattagcagattggagctgtgggtggcgacacaagtcatgggaatacagagagtaaaggagggggccaaggagacaaccctgcacgtatgagtgctgagggtcagagagacagaggtgagggagcccactctttccacctgccggcgatctgacaggaagtccaggatccagctacacaaggcagggtgaaggccgaggtctctgagctcctTGTTGATACctcacgccttcgtatggctactgctctgcccatgactgcaaggaactgcagagaactttggagagcagagaacatcagagaagcaaacctcccctccatggactcttcctacacttcccctgccttGGAAAAGCCAGTCATatactcaaagatcctcacaacccggacattcttgctgcaaacctgctcccccatcggggaagagatacaaaagccttaaagcgcatacaaccaggctcaaggacggcttcctgtctgcggctataagccaaatgaatggtctccagtccgATAAAATGGACTTGATCTCACAATGTAATTCGAGATGACCCTGCActatatgtctatctgcactgcactttctctgcagccataatggtttgttacagttattgttttgtcgtatatcagatCAATGTACTGCCGTAATGTatagatctgtgtggatggtacgtcaggcaagattttcactgtagctcagtacatgaTAATGATAAACAAATtcaccattttaattgtgtgtaaatattagacagaccgagcttctgctttggaatcacagaaggaaacttaactgaaCTATTGTTATTTCTGAGGAATgcagataaatagaaaaggcttcaatctcgcattacgatctgcggtaacaACTATGAAT from the Mobula birostris isolate sMobBir1 chromosome 13, sMobBir1.hap1, whole genome shotgun sequence genome contains:
- the LOC140207705 gene encoding uncharacterized protein, with protein sequence MADQRVHTRERPFTCSDCGKGFHQSTTLLVHKSVHTGERPFTCSDCGKGFTQSSNLIVHQRVHIREKPFTCSDCRKGFTRSSDLLVHQRVHTGERPFTCSDCGMGFTRSSKLKEHQRVHTGEWPFTCSDCGKGFTCLSKLKVHQRVHTGERPFTCSDCGKGFSRSSKLLAHQSVHTGERPFTCSDCGKGFTCSSNLKAHQRVHTGERLFTCSDCGKGFTRSPDLLVHQRVHTAERPFTCSDCGKGFTRSPDLLAHQRVHTGERPFSCSDCGKGFSRSPDLLVHQRVHTGERPFSCSDCGRGFTQSSTLQRHQSVHTGERPFSCSVCGKRFARSSNLESHQRVRTGEKPFTCSECGKGFTHSFTLHRHQRVHTGEKLFTCSECGKGFTRSSNLQSHQRVHTGEKPFTCSDCGKRFTWSSQLLAHQSVHTGEAVPLL